A single window of Hyla sarda isolate aHylSar1 chromosome 2, aHylSar1.hap1, whole genome shotgun sequence DNA harbors:
- the LOC130357181 gene encoding gastrula zinc finger protein XlCGF8.2DB-like, which yields MSGLENLISENGEKPFSCPECGKYFSKKSNLVTHERTHTGEKPFSCSECVKSFSQKSQLMEHIKTHTGEKPFSCPECVKCFRNKSHLVEHMKTHTGEKPFSCPECVKSFSFKLSLVDHMRTHTGEKPFSCAECVKCFSQKSSLVDHMRTHTGEKPFSCPECVKSFSQKSHLERHMRTHTGEKPFSCPECVKSFSHKSHLVEHMRTHTGEEPFSCPECVKSFSKKSHLEKHMRTHTGEKPFSCPECVKSFTHKTSLVHHMRTHTGEKPFSCPECVKCFSHKSHLVHHMRTHTGEKPFSCPECVKCFSHKSNLEKHKRTHTGEKPFSCPECGKCFSQKSSLEKHMRIHTGEKPCSTKNKPSTTLHSS from the exons ATGAGTGGACTAGAAAACCTCATATCAGAGAATG gagagaagccattttcatgtccggaatgtggaaaatattttagtaagaaatcaaatcttgtaactcatgagagaactcacacaggagagaagccattttcatgttcagaatgtgtgaAGAGTTTTAGTCAAAAATCACAACTCATGGAACAtataaaaactcacacaggagagaagccattttcatgtccggaaTGTGTGAAGTGTTTTAGGAATAAATCCCATCTCGTAGAACATatgaaaactcacacaggagagaagccattttcatgtccggaaTGTGTGAAGAGTTTTAGTTTTAAATTAAGTCTTGTGGatcatatgagaactcacacaggagagaagccattttcatgtgcagaatgtgtgaAGTGTTTTAGTCAAAAATCAAGTCTTGTGGatcatatgagaactcacacaggagagaagccattttcatgtccagaatgtgtgaagAGTTTTAGTCAAAAATCACATCTTGAAAgacatatgagaactcacacaggagagaagccattttcatgtccagaatgtgtgaagagttttagtcataaatcacatcttgtggaacatatgagaactcacacaggagaggagccattttcatgtccagaatgtgtgaagAGTTTTAGTAAAAAATCACATCTTGAAAaacatatgagaactcacacaggagagaagccattttcatgtccagaatgtgtaaAGAGTTTTACACACAAAACAAGTCTTGTGCatcatatgagaactcacacaggagagaagccattttcatgtccagaatgtgtgaagtgttttagtcataaatcacatcttgtgcatcatatgagaactcacacaggagagaagccattttcttgtCCAGAATGTGTGAAGTGTTTTAGTCATAAATCTAATCTTGAAAAACataagagaactcacacaggagagaagccattttcatgtccagaatgtgggaagtgTTTTAGTCAGAAATCTAGTCTTGAAAAACAtatgagaattcacacaggagagaagccatgttCAACAAAAAACAAACCTTCCACAACCCTCCACAGCTCTTAA